The Streptomyces sp. NBC_01244 genome contains a region encoding:
- a CDS encoding EamA family transporter, protein MQASGRHAGLGLALVSAIAFGGSGVAAKPLIEAGLDPLHMVWLRVAGAALVLSPLAWRHRDLVRRKPLLLAGFGLVAVAGVQAFYFASLSRIPVGVALLLEYLGPALLLGWIRFVQRKPVTRAAAAGAAVAVVGLACVVQIWAGLSLDLLGVLLGLAAACCQAFYFVFADQGSDGDDVPDPMGMIAYGMIVGTLVMTVIARPWQIDWQVLGGEAALGDLMVPASLLLGWVVLIATVFAYLTGVVSVRKLSPQVAGVVACLEAVVATVLAWVLLGEHLSTWQIIGGALVLGGAFIAQTSRQIPPGVAEPVAALDRDPSKV, encoded by the coding sequence TGGTTCGGGTGTGGCGGCGAAGCCGCTGATCGAGGCGGGTCTGGACCCGCTCCACATGGTCTGGCTCAGGGTGGCCGGGGCTGCGCTCGTGCTGTCCCCACTGGCCTGGCGCCATCGCGATCTCGTACGCCGCAAACCCCTGCTGCTCGCCGGTTTCGGGCTCGTCGCCGTCGCCGGGGTCCAGGCCTTCTACTTCGCCTCGCTGTCCCGGATCCCGGTCGGCGTGGCCCTGCTGCTGGAGTACCTCGGCCCGGCGCTGCTGCTCGGCTGGATCCGCTTCGTGCAGCGCAAGCCCGTGACCCGGGCCGCCGCGGCCGGCGCCGCCGTGGCGGTCGTTGGTCTCGCCTGCGTGGTGCAGATCTGGGCCGGGCTCAGCCTCGACCTGCTCGGCGTGCTGCTCGGCCTCGCGGCCGCCTGCTGCCAGGCCTTCTACTTCGTCTTCGCCGACCAGGGCAGCGACGGGGACGACGTGCCCGACCCGATGGGCATGATCGCGTACGGCATGATCGTCGGCACCCTCGTGATGACCGTGATCGCCCGGCCCTGGCAGATCGACTGGCAGGTACTGGGCGGCGAAGCGGCTCTCGGGGACCTGATGGTGCCCGCGTCGCTGCTGCTCGGCTGGGTGGTGCTGATCGCGACCGTCTTCGCGTACCTGACCGGCGTGGTCTCCGTGCGCAAGCTGTCGCCGCAGGTCGCGGGCGTGGTGGCCTGCCTGGAAGCGGTCGTGGCGACCGTACTGGCCTGGGTCCTCCTCGGCGAGCACCTCTCGACCTGGCAGATCATCGGCGGCGCGCTGGTGCTGGGCGGGGCCTTCATCGCGCAGACCTCCCGGCAGATCCCGCCCGGGGTCGCGGAGCCGGTGGCCGCCCTGGACCGCGATCCGAGCAAGGTCTAG
- a CDS encoding pyridoxamine 5'-phosphate oxidase family protein translates to MSATPAPETTTETSTAADATAPSQAPAAGYAPTERTVPTRSRDRARYDRETVHSILDQAYLCHLGFVRDGAPVVLPTLFGRVGEALYIHGSTGSRPLLAAGKADPGLPVCLTVTHLDGLVLARSAFHHSLNYRSVVVHGTAYEVTDPQERGIALDAIVDQVVPGRSADSRPANAKELAATAVIRLDLNEVSAKLRTGGPNDDPEDLGLPFWSGVVPVAPAYGIPVPAADLAAGIAVPDYVTAL, encoded by the coding sequence ATGAGCGCCACACCTGCCCCCGAGACCACCACGGAGACGTCGACGGCAGCGGACGCGACCGCGCCCTCCCAGGCGCCGGCCGCGGGGTACGCGCCCACCGAACGTACCGTCCCGACCCGGTCCCGCGACCGCGCGCGCTACGACCGCGAGACCGTGCACTCGATACTCGACCAGGCCTACCTCTGCCACCTCGGCTTCGTCCGCGACGGCGCCCCGGTGGTCCTGCCGACCCTCTTCGGCCGGGTCGGCGAGGCCCTCTACATCCACGGCTCCACGGGCTCGCGCCCCCTCCTCGCAGCCGGCAAGGCCGACCCGGGGCTGCCGGTCTGCCTCACCGTGACGCACCTCGACGGCCTGGTCCTGGCCCGCTCCGCCTTCCACCACTCGCTCAACTACCGCTCGGTGGTCGTGCACGGCACCGCCTACGAGGTCACCGACCCGCAGGAGCGCGGGATCGCCCTCGACGCCATCGTCGACCAGGTCGTCCCGGGCCGCTCGGCCGACTCGCGGCCGGCGAACGCCAAGGAGCTCGCGGCCACGGCCGTGATCCGCCTGGACCTGAACGAGGTGTCCGCGAAGCTCCGTACGGGCGGGCCGAACGACGACCCCGAGGACCTGGGGCTGCCGTTCTGGTCGGGCGTGGTCCCGGTCGCACCGGCGTACGGCATCCCGGTCCCGGCCGCCGACCTCGCCGCGGGCATCGCCGTCCCGGACTACGTCACCGCACTCTGA
- a CDS encoding DMT family transporter, producing MSIHSDQTPATGRSLLFLVIAGTAWGTAGAAASLLYLASDLGPLALSFWRCAGGLAVLLAVLAVRRRPRGGAGRAGAVRKRASVGSLIGTGLMFTLFQSAYFAAVRETGLAVATVVTLGSGPVLIALGARYWMGERLGRGGILAVGGALAGLAVLVLGSGGGEVRPLGVGWALLSAAGYGAMTLRARLLGRRGSGGDPLVTTVWSVGVGTVCLLPFALVEGLMPHTAEPVRVLWLLAYMATVPTALAYALYFSGAAAVRAATVSVIMLIEPVGAAAIAVLVLGERLTGPVALGTVLLLAAVGALIAAESRRPADTGDADAPKGGPEVRPALAGEAAVRVR from the coding sequence GTGTCGATCCATTCGGACCAAACGCCCGCCACCGGGCGCAGCCTGCTCTTCCTCGTCATCGCCGGAACCGCCTGGGGTACGGCGGGGGCGGCGGCCTCGCTCCTCTACCTCGCCAGTGACCTCGGCCCGCTCGCCCTGTCGTTCTGGCGGTGCGCGGGCGGGCTGGCGGTGCTCCTCGCGGTGCTCGCCGTACGCCGTCGCCCGCGGGGCGGCGCCGGCAGGGCGGGCGCCGTCCGGAAGCGGGCCTCGGTGGGGTCGCTGATCGGGACCGGGCTGATGTTCACCCTCTTCCAGTCCGCGTACTTCGCCGCCGTGCGCGAGACGGGCCTGGCCGTGGCCACCGTGGTCACCCTCGGGTCGGGGCCCGTGCTCATCGCGCTCGGGGCCCGGTACTGGATGGGGGAGCGGCTCGGCCGGGGCGGGATCCTCGCGGTCGGCGGGGCGCTGGCCGGGCTGGCCGTACTCGTCCTCGGCAGCGGCGGCGGCGAGGTGCGGCCGCTGGGTGTCGGCTGGGCGCTGCTGTCGGCCGCCGGCTACGGGGCCATGACCCTGCGGGCCAGGCTGCTCGGGCGGCGCGGCAGCGGCGGGGACCCGCTGGTCACCACCGTCTGGTCGGTCGGCGTGGGTACGGTGTGCCTGTTGCCGTTCGCCCTGGTGGAGGGGCTGATGCCGCACACCGCGGAGCCCGTCCGAGTGCTCTGGCTGCTCGCCTACATGGCCACCGTGCCGACCGCGCTGGCCTACGCGCTCTACTTCAGCGGGGCCGCCGCGGTGCGGGCCGCGACGGTGTCCGTGATCATGCTGATCGAGCCCGTCGGCGCGGCGGCGATCGCCGTCCTGGTGCTCGGGGAGCGGCTGACCGGGCCGGTGGCGCTGGGCACCGTACTCCTGCTGGCGGCCGTGGGGGCGCTGATCGCCGCCGAGTCGCGGCGCCCGGCGGACACCGGGGACGCGGACGCGCCGAAGGGCGGGCCGGAGGTCCGGCCCGCCCTTGCCGGCGAGGCGGCCGTCAGAGTGCGGTGA